A window of Bacteroidota bacterium genomic DNA:
AGTTTCATGCGCGAAAAACTTTTTGATGACTTCTGCCGGACAGTTGGCATTGAAGCGCCCCGCGCCACCTATACAAATGTGTATGTAAATAACGTTCTTTGGGGATTTTATGTGCTGGTGGAGCAAGTGAACAAAACCTTTCTTACTACTGAATATGGAAATAACGCGGGCAACCTCTTTAAAGGTGATGGAAATGGAACCCTTCAGTGGTACGGAACTTCTCAATCAAATTACTATGGAAAGTATGAACTCAAAACCAATGAAACTCTCAACGACTGGACTGACCTTGTTCACCTGATTGACGAAATCAATAACACGCCTTCTTTAAATTTTTACGATTCACTGGAAGCTGTACTGAACACTTCGGCTTGGATGGAGGCATGGGCTGCAAATAACATTTTTGTGAATCTTGATTCGTATATCGGAACAGGTCATAACTATTACATCTATCATAATGCTGTTACTGATAAATTTGATTTTATCATCTGGGATGCAAACGAGGCGTTTGGAAAGTTCAGTCAGGGAATGTCTGTTGCTCAACTGGAAAGCTTGAGTATGGCATACATTCCGAATCCTCCCGGTCCTCCCGGTCGTCCGCTTACTGATAAAATGATTCAGAACACAACTTACTATAACACCTATGTGAATACGATTTGCAATTATGTGGCAAATTATTTTTCCAGCGCTTATCTTAATACTAAAATTGATAGTTTGTACCCTATCATCAAGCCTTATGTGTATGCTGACCCGAATAAATCATTCTCTAATCAGAATTTTGAAGACAACATCAACATGAATGTTATGGGAAACATTCCAGGCATTAAATCATTTATCACTAACAGGCGTGCAAGTTTAATCAGCCAGCTTACTTCTTTCGGATGCAACATGGGAATTGATGAAGAAAATAATTCTGTTGAAGTGAATGTTTATCCGAATCCGTTTATTGATAAAGCGACTATTGAGGTTATTGGTCATCCGTCATCGGTGATCGGTTCTGAATTTACATTATACGATGTATTCGGAAGAGAAGTGATGCGGTTACCGATTACTGATGACCGATTACTGATTACCCGCGATAATCTTTCAAGCGGAATACATTTTTATAGAATCATTGCCGAAAACATTCCTGTAGCATCAGGCAAACTTGTTGTTGAGTAAAATTTTCTATTACTTCTTTCGTTCAACATCGCATAACTAACTTTGCGAAACTATGCGGAATGTAAAATTACTCAGGCAAATTAAGATGCTGATTCTTCTTTTCATCATTCTTCTTGTATTGAGCGGTATCACTGCTTTTCCTATCAAGTGGCAATTAGATTTAGTTCGCGATTATATTTTTTCTTTCGCTGAAGAAAATAGTATTCGGCAATGGTTTATGAAAATTTATGATGGCATAACTAATACCTATGAAAAATACCCGTTCATTGCTTACGGAACCGATTGGCTGGCTTTCGCTCACATTGTGATTGCCATTGCTTTCATCGGTCCTTACCGCGACCCGGTGAAAAACATATGGGTAATTCAATTCGGAATGATTGCGAGCGTGATGGTTTTTCCTTTAGCATTTATTGCAGGAAACATTAGGAGCATTCCTTTCTTCTGGCAACTGATTGATTGTTCATTCGGAGTATTCGGATTTCTGCTTTTATATATCATCTACAGAAAAATAAAGAAACTCGAAGAATGAAACGCACTCTCCTCTGGCTCACACTCTTTAGCATTGCAATGGGTTATCTTGAAACCTCAGTGGTGGTGTATCTCCGCGCGATTTATTACCCCAACGGTTTTAATTTCCCTATGGCGAATATGAGTTCAGCCATCGCCATTACAGAACTTGGAAGAGAAGCGGCAACCATCATTATGCTTGCCGGAATCGGAATTGTTGCGGGAAAAAATTCCACACAACGATTCGCATGGTTTCTTTACTGCTTCGCCATATGGGATATTTTCTATTATGTATTTCTTAAACTTCTTCTCAACTGGCCTGAATCGCTTTTCACATGGGATATTCTTTTTCTCATTCCGCTTCCATGGGTAAGCCCGGTAATTTGCCCATGCATTGTTTCTTTAAGTATGATTTTTCTGGCCATTTCTCTTATTTATTTCAACAATAAAAGTTCTTCAATAAGAATTAATTCAAAGGAGTGGGTTTTATTCATTTGCGGAAGTTTCGTGGTTATTGTTTCATTCATTATTGATTGTTTCACCTTCATGAAATCGTATGAAGGACCGATGCTGAAAGCAGTTTCATTATATGTTCCCGTTCGTTTCGACTGGTGGATTTTCTGGCTCGGAGAAATTTTTATCCTTACTGCCATTGCACAGTTTTACGTTCGCGCCAAAAGATTAATTTTGGCAAGTGAATTTCCTTAGAAGATATTCTGCATTGGCACTGGTAGTTCTCTCCGTTGAAGTACTCCTGCTCTATCTCTTCCGCACACCACTGAAAGATGTTGCACGCGTTCCGAGAACATTCGAACAAGTAATGTTTGGAGATAACGTTTTTTCCGCTTCTGTACTGCCATCCTTATTCACCTCTTCAGAACCATCAACCATCAATCATCAACCATTAGCCATTATCAAACACACTTTCCTCGAACAAAAATTAATTGCTTTTGGACTAGTTAATATAAACACCCTTGATCCTTCTATTAAAGTCAATCTGAAATATTCCACAGAAGATAATTTTCTGCACAAGAATATGTACGGAGAATTAAAAAATTGTTACCTACAAAAAGACATTGCTGATAAAGTTATGAAAGCTCAAAAAATTCTGAAAGAAAAATTTCCGTTCTACTCATTAATTATCTACGATGGAGTGCGCCCCCTTTCAATTCAACAGATGATGTGGGATGAACTGCAAGTGCCCGAAAAACTAAAAGACAAATATGTTTCAAATCCTGAAGTGGGTTCGCTTCACAACTTTGGTTGCGCGGTGGATGTGAGCATTGTGAATGAAGATTCTTGGGAAATGGACATGGGTACTCCTTACGATTATTTTGGAGAACTCGGCCACCCAATTGCCGAATCAAGAATGATTGAAGAAGGAAAACTCACATGGCGTCAGTTTGAAAACAGAAAACTTCTGCGTGATGTAATGGCAGAAGCCGGCTTCATGGGCATCACCACTGAATGGTGGCATTTTAACGGAAACTCTCTGAATACAGCCGGAGAAAAATATCACATCGTAGAATGAAAATTACATCCCCAGTGTTAAAAACAAATAAATGTATTTATGATTTCAGTCATGTATCACATTGGGCTAATATTTTTACTTTCGCTCAGTTTTAATTCATGTATGAAGAAAAATAATTCAACAAGAAAATAGTCTCTAAAGCCGAATCCCTTGCCATGTGCCTGGGATTTTTTGTTTTAGAAAAATAAAAACGCACTATGAAATTCTCAGTACCCAAAGAAACCAAACTGAAAGAAAACCGCGTGGCGCTCACTCCCGATGTGGTGAAAGGGCTCGTCAAAAAAGGTTTCGAAATTGTGGTGGAAGCAGGAGCGGGCTTAAATTCCTTTTATGCCGATGATGCTTACACCGCTGCCGGGGCAAGTATAGTTGACAAAAACAAATGCTATTCTGATTCCGATGTGGTGCTGAAAGTGAATGCGCCACTGCCCGAAGAAATTTCTATGATGAAGAAAGAAGCGATTCTGATTTCATTCATGTTCGCAGCAACAAATCCTCAATTGGTGGAAGCATGTTCTAAAGCCGGCATCTCGGCTTTTTCCATGGATGCGGTGCCTCGTATTTCGCGCGCTCAAAAAATGGATGCACTTTCTTCACAAGCGAATCTGGCCGGATATAAAGCTGTGATTATGGCGGCCGACACATTAGGAAAAATATTCCCGATGATGACAACCGCTGCTGGAACAATTCGTCCCTCTAAAGTTGTAATCTTTGGAGCGGGAGTTGCAGGACTGCAGGCAATTGCAACAGCAAAACGTTTAGGAGCTGTAGTAGAAGTATCTGATATACGCCCAGAAACAAAAGAGCAAGTACAATCTCTTGGCGGGAAATTTATTGAAGTGAAAGGAGATGATTCTATTAAAATGGAAGGCGGATATGTAAAAGGAGTGTCGGATGAATTTCTGAAGAAGCAGCAGGAATTAGTTGGCAAACATGTGAAAGAAGCCGACATCGTAATCACCACCGCACTTATTCCCGGAAGGAAAGCTCCTCTTCTCGTTACAGAAGAAATGGTGAAGAGCATGAAATTCGGTTCTGTGATTCTTGACATGGCTGTTGAATCCGGAGGAAATGTGGTGGGAAGCGAACTCAACAAAACAGTAGTGAAGCACGGAGTCACCATTATTGGCGAAGGAAATATCCCATCGCTTCTTCCGCTGAACGCAAGCGACCTTTACGCAAAAAATATTGAAACACTTCTACTCCACCTTGCCGATAAAGACAAATTCAAATGGGAGATGGAAGAAGATATCACAAAAGGAAGTTTAATCGTGCACAAAGGAGTGGCGGTACATCCAAGTGTAAGTAAACCAGTAAACGCATAATACATGCCTCACCCCTAACCCCTCTCCTCGAGGAGAGGGGAACAAAAAGGGGTGAGACAAAATAATTCAAATTATGGAAAATATTCTAAATTTTATCTCCGAAAATCAGATGACATTTTACTTCGTCATCCTTTCCATCTTCGTTGGGGTGGAAGTAATCGGAAATGTGCCGACCGTTTTGCACACACCGCTGATGAGCGGAGCAAATGCCATTCACGGAGTAGTGATTGTAGGAGCCATCTTCGTAATGCTGAATGTGGATCCTGAAAATTATCTGGCGCTCGCTCTCGGATTTCTCGCGGTGTTTCTCGGAACACTGAATGTGGTCGGAGGGTTTGTGGTGACAGACAGAATGTTGGAAATGTTTAAAAAGAAAAAATAAAAACAAAGAGCCCCACCCCACCCTCCCCATTGGGGAGGGAGAAAGGTGGAAAAATAAGTCCTCCCCGATGGGGAGGATTTAGGAGGGGCTCCAAATATTTAATTTATGTACAGTTCAATTCTCGGAATAATCTACCTC
This region includes:
- a CDS encoding CotH kinase family protein, translated to MKKLLLYTLFITHYSLFICSAQSPGDSLFNSAQIHTIKIFFSQTGWYDSLIAYKPLDKKMLGDVEIDGTYIDSVGIQFKGNSSFNAPGIKKPWKIDFNEFVSGTKYDGVKTINLNNVVGDPSFMREKLFDDFCRTVGIEAPRATYTNVYVNNVLWGFYVLVEQVNKTFLTTEYGNNAGNLFKGDGNGTLQWYGTSQSNYYGKYELKTNETLNDWTDLVHLIDEINNTPSLNFYDSLEAVLNTSAWMEAWAANNIFVNLDSYIGTGHNYYIYHNAVTDKFDFIIWDANEAFGKFSQGMSVAQLESLSMAYIPNPPGPPGRPLTDKMIQNTTYYNTYVNTICNYVANYFSSAYLNTKIDSLYPIIKPYVYADPNKSFSNQNFEDNINMNVMGNIPGIKSFITNRRASLISQLTSFGCNMGIDEENNSVEVNVYPNPFIDKATIEVIGHPSSVIGSEFTLYDVFGREVMRLPITDDRLLITRDNLSSGIHFYRIIAENIPVASGKLVVE
- a CDS encoding M15 family metallopeptidase → MNFLRRYSALALVVLSVEVLLLYLFRTPLKDVARVPRTFEQVMFGDNVFSASVLPSLFTSSEPSTINHQPLAIIKHTFLEQKLIAFGLVNINTLDPSIKVNLKYSTEDNFLHKNMYGELKNCYLQKDIADKVMKAQKILKEKFPFYSLIIYDGVRPLSIQQMMWDELQVPEKLKDKYVSNPEVGSLHNFGCAVDVSIVNEDSWEMDMGTPYDYFGELGHPIAESRMIEEGKLTWRQFENRKLLRDVMAEAGFMGITTEWWHFNGNSLNTAGEKYHIVE
- a CDS encoding Re/Si-specific NAD(P)(+) transhydrogenase subunit alpha codes for the protein MKFSVPKETKLKENRVALTPDVVKGLVKKGFEIVVEAGAGLNSFYADDAYTAAGASIVDKNKCYSDSDVVLKVNAPLPEEISMMKKEAILISFMFAATNPQLVEACSKAGISAFSMDAVPRISRAQKMDALSSQANLAGYKAVIMAADTLGKIFPMMTTAAGTIRPSKVVIFGAGVAGLQAIATAKRLGAVVEVSDIRPETKEQVQSLGGKFIEVKGDDSIKMEGGYVKGVSDEFLKKQQELVGKHVKEADIVITTALIPGRKAPLLVTEEMVKSMKFGSVILDMAVESGGNVVGSELNKTVVKHGVTIIGEGNIPSLLPLNASDLYAKNIETLLLHLADKDKFKWEMEEDITKGSLIVHKGVAVHPSVSKPVNA
- a CDS encoding NAD(P) transhydrogenase subunit alpha, producing the protein MENILNFISENQMTFYFVILSIFVGVEVIGNVPTVLHTPLMSGANAIHGVVIVGAIFVMLNVDPENYLALALGFLAVFLGTLNVVGGFVVTDRMLEMFKKKK